From Trueperella pecoris, a single genomic window includes:
- a CDS encoding family 20 glycosylhydrolase, which translates to MIAWAAIPQPRSFTPAGGRLLLADVTVVGGPGCEREAERLRAELRERGLTTPSGSAPAGNGGTIISLKLDPGLDAIPGTIDAERAEIVVTMDGVRIRAAAGVGLFRATRQILHNVRARGYVPCGVAWVAPAVAERGLHLDAARKFFSARWIKDELRRAADVGVNAFQWHFSENEGFRLENPGHPEVMSAHVITRAEAAEIIELARDLHIFVIPSLDMPGHLRKALAEHPDLQLPAAQRPADAEPLAIPDTGHALNIAEPAALDFAHALINDMADVFAGCHAWNLGGDEFVDFAHIEAYSGLSRAARERFGPDATGFDLLTATVNEIADDVAARGFEPRVWNDGMFRARLVRLDPRVKVTWWTNWHAEMAPVNVALGEGHGVVNFNDALFYYVLGENAGYCYPTAARVWEADWHPGLFPSLPGGHRQEIFAGERVGARAAGRAGELTGTAATTGGRADIGEPADGTAVGGEISRSGYPAQLVGAYFSVWADKPQAQSAREVSDGIRPGLRALAERSFNAGSKLTLDEFCELDAAIGVPGPAVS; encoded by the coding sequence ATGATCGCCTGGGCGGCGATTCCGCAACCACGGTCCTTCACCCCGGCGGGCGGGCGGCTCCTCCTGGCCGACGTCACGGTAGTGGGCGGGCCCGGATGCGAACGGGAGGCCGAGCGTTTGCGGGCCGAACTTCGTGAGCGTGGTCTGACGACGCCGTCGGGAAGCGCGCCGGCCGGAAACGGCGGGACGATCATCTCGCTCAAGCTCGACCCGGGCCTCGACGCCATTCCCGGCACGATTGACGCCGAGCGGGCCGAAATTGTCGTCACGATGGACGGCGTACGCATCCGTGCGGCGGCGGGCGTGGGGCTTTTCCGGGCAACGCGCCAGATCCTGCACAACGTGCGCGCTCGCGGATACGTGCCGTGCGGGGTGGCATGGGTGGCGCCCGCGGTTGCCGAGCGTGGCCTCCACCTGGACGCTGCGCGAAAGTTCTTTTCTGCGCGCTGGATCAAGGATGAGCTACGCCGGGCCGCTGACGTGGGCGTGAACGCCTTCCAGTGGCACTTCTCAGAAAACGAAGGCTTCCGCTTGGAAAATCCCGGTCACCCGGAAGTGATGTCGGCGCATGTCATCACGCGGGCCGAGGCGGCCGAGATCATCGAACTGGCCCGCGACCTGCACATCTTTGTGATTCCCTCGCTCGACATGCCCGGTCATCTTCGCAAGGCGCTGGCCGAACACCCGGATCTGCAGCTGCCCGCTGCGCAACGACCGGCCGACGCCGAGCCCCTTGCCATCCCCGATACCGGCCACGCCCTCAATATTGCCGAGCCCGCGGCGTTGGATTTTGCCCACGCACTCATCAACGACATGGCCGACGTCTTCGCCGGGTGTCACGCCTGGAACCTCGGCGGGGACGAGTTCGTGGATTTCGCTCATATCGAGGCCTATTCTGGCTTGAGCCGCGCTGCTCGCGAGCGTTTTGGCCCCGACGCGACGGGCTTTGATCTGCTCACCGCGACTGTCAACGAGATCGCCGACGACGTCGCGGCGCGTGGCTTCGAGCCACGCGTGTGGAACGATGGTATGTTTCGAGCTCGCCTCGTGCGCCTCGATCCCCGCGTGAAGGTTACGTGGTGGACGAACTGGCATGCCGAGATGGCGCCCGTGAACGTTGCGTTGGGTGAGGGGCACGGCGTCGTCAATTTCAATGACGCGTTGTTCTACTACGTGCTCGGTGAAAACGCAGGCTACTGCTATCCGACAGCCGCCCGGGTGTGGGAGGCCGACTGGCATCCCGGGCTCTTCCCGAGCCTGCCGGGCGGGCATCGCCAAGAGATCTTCGCCGGGGAGCGTGTGGGAGCTCGCGCCGCGGGGCGTGCCGGAGAGCTTACCGGAACAGCCGCGACTACGGGCGGGCGAGCGGATATCGGTGAGCCCGCTGATGGGACGGCCGTTGGTGGTGAGATTTCACGGTCCGGATACCCGGCCCAGCTTGTGGGCGCCTACTTCTCGGTGTGGGCGGACAAGCCGCAGGCCCAATCTGCCCGCGAGGTGTCGGACGGAATCCGGCCTGGGCTTCGAGCGTTGGCTGAGCGCTCGTTCAATGCGGGAAGCAAACTCACGCTCGACGAATTTTGTGAGCTCGACGCCGCGATTGGAGTTCCCGGCCCAGCGGTGTCGTAG
- a CDS encoding uracil-DNA glycosylase, with translation MELREIIDPEWATALAPVEADIHAMGDFLREENAAGRGYLPAGENVLRAFTYPLSKVRVLIVGQDPYPTPGHPIGLSFAVDRDVRPLPRSLSNIYRELYEDLGITPASHGDLTPWCENGVMLLNRVLTVTPGAPDSHRAKGWEKITDHAVRVLARRDQPLVAVLWGKKAQDLRPLLRDVPTVMSAHPSPLSATRGFFGSKPFSKVNALLGEQGAPPIDWQL, from the coding sequence ATGGAACTACGCGAGATCATCGATCCGGAATGGGCCACGGCCCTCGCCCCCGTCGAGGCGGATATTCACGCCATGGGCGACTTCCTCAGGGAGGAAAACGCGGCGGGTCGCGGCTATCTTCCCGCAGGCGAGAACGTGTTGCGCGCCTTCACCTATCCGCTGAGCAAGGTCCGCGTCCTGATCGTGGGCCAAGACCCCTACCCCACACCCGGCCATCCCATCGGGTTGAGCTTCGCCGTTGACCGCGACGTTCGTCCGCTCCCGCGCTCCCTGTCAAATATCTATCGCGAACTTTACGAAGATCTCGGCATCACGCCGGCCTCCCACGGCGACCTCACGCCCTGGTGCGAAAACGGGGTCATGCTGCTGAACAGGGTTCTCACCGTGACGCCGGGCGCGCCCGACTCCCACCGCGCAAAGGGTTGGGAGAAGATCACCGACCACGCTGTGCGAGTGCTGGCCCGGCGCGACCAACCGCTCGTCGCCGTCCTGTGGGGAAAGAAGGCGCAAGACCTCCGGCCACTGCTGCGCGACGTGCCCACCGTCATGTCCGCCCACCCCTCGCCGCTGTCTGCCACCCGCGGATTCTTCGGGTCGAAGCCGTTTTCCAAGGTAAACGCCCTGCTCGGCGAGCAGGGCGCGCCGCCGATCGACTGGCAGCTCTGA
- a CDS encoding DUF3263 domain-containing protein — translation MGEEPENELTELERTILRIERGWWHLGATRDQAIRGELGMSPSKYYMLLSRMLDSERVWRADPVLVDRLRRLREGRLAERRSGEE, via the coding sequence ATGGGAGAGGAACCTGAAAACGAGCTGACCGAACTCGAGCGCACGATCTTGCGCATTGAGCGCGGCTGGTGGCATCTGGGTGCGACGCGCGATCAGGCTATTCGGGGCGAGTTGGGGATGAGCCCGTCGAAGTATTACATGCTGCTCTCGCGCATGCTCGATTCTGAGCGCGTGTGGAGGGCTGACCCGGTCCTCGTCGATCGTCTGCGCAGGCTACGCGAGGGACGCCTGGCCGAGCGCCGGAGTGGCGAGGAGTAG